One Solibacillus sp. R5-41 DNA segment encodes these proteins:
- a CDS encoding TerD family protein, producing the protein MVVSLSKGQKVDLTKSNPGLTKVSVGLGWDTNKYDGGKDFDLDSSIFLLEGNGKVTGAEGFVFYNNTTGGNGSVVHSGDNLTGAGTGDDEVVYVDLQAVPANIEKVTFAVTIHDGESRGQNFGMVSNAFIRVFNDSGELIRYDLGEDFSIETALVVGELYRHNGEWKFAAIGSGYQGGLAALCNDFGLQIG; encoded by the coding sequence ATGGTAGTTTCATTATCAAAAGGTCAAAAAGTAGATTTAACAAAGTCAAATCCAGGGTTAACAAAGGTAAGTGTTGGTTTAGGTTGGGATACAAATAAATACGATGGTGGAAAGGATTTCGACCTTGATTCATCGATTTTCTTATTAGAAGGAAATGGAAAAGTGACAGGCGCAGAAGGCTTTGTCTTTTACAATAATACTACAGGTGGTAATGGTTCGGTTGTCCATTCAGGTGACAATTTAACAGGAGCTGGAACAGGTGATGATGAGGTAGTATATGTAGATTTACAGGCAGTTCCAGCCAACATTGAGAAAGTAACATTTGCCGTTACCATTCATGACGGTGAAAGTCGCGGTCAAAACTTTGGTATGGTTTCAAATGCATTTATTCGTGTATTCAACGATTCAGGAGAGTTAATCCGATATGATTTAGGGGAAGATTTCTCGATCGAAACAGCGCTCGTTGTTGGAGAATTATACCGCCACAATGGTGAATGGAAATTTGCTGCAATCGGATCTGGTTATCAAGGCGGATTAGCGGCATTATGTAATGATTTTGGCTTGCAAATTGGTTAA